The following proteins are encoded in a genomic region of Chloroflexota bacterium:
- a CDS encoding Gfo/Idh/MocA family oxidoreductase: MSEVRWGFVGGGNVTETKAPPDSAFTFEQSRVVAVARTDLARSEAYAEQYGIERAYGSVEELCADANVTAVFVCTPHHLHTQHVLAAIKAGKHVLCEKPLTITTREGLEVVEAAEQAGLILGVAYYRRFYPVMEMLRAIVRSNRLGKITSAQMVCRGYSVPKRPAPGTAPAWRGVVAQAGGGALTDAGSHRVDLLFWLFGDASRVSANVRHVETWTESEDQANVTVEFANGVVATLDQSGCSYTPQDSITIFGTEGSVSVPNLEGTSIVLQLGNDVDTLEVSPRSPATHRPLVQDFVRAVLEGGPVRCPGADGLRTTQLIELAYAASRNRQILEIPDPAAHRQAGAATIPLPLLQVSHSPQPGPHGGHG, from the coding sequence ATGAGCGAGGTTCGCTGGGGATTCGTGGGCGGCGGCAACGTCACGGAGACGAAAGCGCCGCCGGATAGTGCGTTTACGTTCGAGCAGTCGCGCGTGGTCGCCGTGGCTCGCACCGACCTCGCGCGCTCCGAAGCGTACGCCGAGCAGTACGGCATCGAGCGGGCCTACGGCAGCGTCGAGGAGCTGTGCGCCGACGCGAACGTCACCGCCGTCTTCGTCTGCACGCCGCACCACCTGCACACGCAGCATGTCCTGGCCGCCATCAAGGCTGGCAAGCACGTCCTCTGCGAGAAGCCGCTCACCATCACGACCCGCGAGGGACTGGAGGTGGTGGAGGCGGCCGAGCAGGCCGGCCTGATCCTCGGGGTGGCCTACTACCGCCGCTTCTACCCGGTCATGGAGATGCTGCGCGCGATTGTGCGCTCGAATCGGCTGGGGAAGATCACCTCGGCGCAGATGGTCTGCCGCGGCTACTCGGTGCCGAAGCGCCCGGCCCCGGGGACGGCGCCCGCCTGGCGCGGCGTCGTGGCGCAGGCTGGCGGCGGCGCGCTGACCGACGCGGGATCGCACCGCGTCGATCTGCTCTTCTGGCTGTTCGGGGATGCCAGTCGCGTCTCGGCGAACGTGCGGCACGTCGAGACCTGGACCGAGAGCGAGGATCAGGCCAACGTCACGGTCGAGTTCGCGAACGGCGTCGTCGCGACGCTCGATCAGAGCGGCTGCAGCTACACGCCGCAGGACAGCATCACCATCTTCGGCACCGAAGGCTCGGTCAGCGTGCCGAACCTGGAGGGGACCAGCATCGTGCTCCAGCTCGGCAACGACGTGGACACGCTGGAGGTCTCGCCGCGCTCGCCAGCGACCCACCGACCGCTGGTGCAGGACTTCGTGCGGGCCGTACTTGAAGGTGGCCCGGTCCGCTGTCCCGGCGCGGACGGTCTCCGCACCACGCAGCTGATCGAGCTGGCCTACGCGGCATCCCGCAACCGACAGATCCTGGAGATCCCCGATCCGGCCGCGCACCGTCAGGCCGGGGCGGCTACCATACCGTTGCCCCTGCTGCAGGTATCCCACAGCCCACAGCCGGGGCCGCACGGGGGCCACGGCTGA
- a CDS encoding mandelate racemase/muconate lactonizing enzyme family protein, producing the protein MKIERIKTILVERSLLVRVYTDEGIIGTGEAGLWAHHDLVLEAIEDLSEYYVGKDASKIEHHYQTVSRDTHFQGAVLSAAMSAIDIALWDILGKSLNKPVYQLLGGKVRDKVKVFANVGGNTLEERARQAADFVAQGYTSLRTIPMFEGFEQRPSSQTVTEAIDIVKAIREAVGFGIDLGVEIHRNFSKHEIVVFGNAVLPYRLLYIEDPLAPESTDALKYVAAHVNVPIAAGERSYNLYQFKEIIDTGAVALIRPDLSLAGGFTQVKKIAALAESAFIGVFPHLMGSPINMATYVQLDAAIPNYFLQEAYPVADRLNDILEAPLVRDGGYVVVPDRPGIGLEIREEKLKDHPYRPYTTRGWFREDGSVAH; encoded by the coding sequence ATGAAGATCGAGCGAATCAAGACGATTCTCGTCGAGAGAAGCCTGCTGGTACGCGTCTACACCGACGAGGGCATCATCGGGACCGGCGAGGCCGGCCTCTGGGCACACCATGACCTTGTCCTGGAGGCCATCGAAGACCTCAGCGAGTACTACGTCGGCAAGGACGCCTCGAAGATCGAGCACCACTACCAGACGGTCTCGCGAGACACCCACTTCCAGGGCGCGGTGCTCAGCGCCGCGATGAGCGCCATCGACATCGCCCTCTGGGACATCCTCGGCAAGTCGCTGAACAAGCCGGTGTATCAACTGCTCGGCGGCAAGGTCCGCGACAAGGTCAAGGTCTTCGCCAACGTCGGCGGCAACACGCTGGAGGAGCGCGCCCGGCAGGCCGCCGACTTCGTGGCTCAGGGCTACACCTCGCTCCGCACCATCCCGATGTTCGAGGGCTTCGAGCAGCGGCCGTCCTCGCAGACGGTCACCGAGGCCATCGACATCGTCAAGGCGATCCGCGAGGCGGTCGGTTTCGGCATCGACCTGGGCGTGGAGATCCACCGCAACTTCTCGAAGCACGAGATCGTCGTCTTCGGCAACGCCGTGCTGCCGTACCGGCTGCTCTACATCGAAGATCCGCTGGCCCCGGAGAGCACCGACGCGCTCAAGTACGTGGCTGCCCACGTCAACGTGCCGATCGCGGCCGGCGAGCGCTCGTACAACCTCTACCAGTTCAAGGAGATCATCGACACCGGCGCGGTCGCGCTGATCCGGCCGGACCTGTCGCTGGCGGGCGGCTTCACCCAGGTCAAGAAGATCGCGGCGCTGGCCGAGTCGGCGTTCATCGGCGTCTTCCCGCACCTGATGGGCAGCCCGATCAACATGGCCACCTACGTCCAGCTCGACGCGGCGATCCCGAACTACTTCCTCCAGGAGGCGTATCCCGTCGCCGACAGGCTGAACGACATCCTCGAAGCGCCGCTGGTGCGCGATGGCGGCTACGTCGTGGTGCCGGACCGCCCGGGCATCGGGCTGGAGATCCGCGAGGAGAAGCTGAAGGATCACCCGTACCGGCCGTACACGACGCGCGGCTGGTTCCGCGAGGATGGGTCGGTCGCGCACTAG